The following proteins are co-located in the Corynebacterium kalinowskii genome:
- a CDS encoding ABC transporter ATP-binding protein encodes MNTIVSARGVNITRGKNHILHDLTFDLQPGSITGIIGPSGSGKTTLMRAIVGVQKYEGDLEVLGHQAGAKDNRGRIGYMTQAASVYEGLTVRENLTYFSQLTGEKNDTEDTIEFLGLTQQRDQKVSTLSGGQRNRVSLGAALVGKPALLVLDEPTVGLDPLTRENIWSHLRSLDTSILISSHVMDEAARCDDILLLRDGQLLAHSSPADLLVAADAPNLDAAFLNLIRKAQ; translated from the coding sequence GTGAACACAATCGTCTCCGCGCGTGGTGTCAACATCACGCGCGGCAAGAACCACATCCTGCACGATCTCACCTTTGACCTGCAGCCGGGCAGCATCACCGGCATTATCGGCCCCTCCGGCTCGGGCAAAACAACGCTGATGCGCGCCATTGTGGGCGTGCAAAAGTACGAGGGCGACCTCGAAGTTCTGGGGCATCAAGCTGGGGCGAAAGACAACCGCGGGCGCATCGGCTACATGACTCAAGCCGCGAGCGTGTACGAAGGACTCACCGTCCGCGAGAATCTGACGTACTTTTCGCAGCTCACGGGCGAGAAAAATGACACCGAGGACACAATCGAATTCCTCGGACTGACCCAGCAACGCGACCAGAAAGTGAGCACTTTATCTGGTGGTCAGCGAAATCGGGTGAGCTTGGGAGCTGCGCTCGTCGGCAAGCCAGCGTTGCTCGTCCTCGACGAACCGACAGTCGGCCTGGACCCGCTGACCCGCGAAAATATCTGGTCGCACCTGCGGTCGTTGGACACCAGCATCCTCATTTCCAGCCACGTCATGGATGAGGCAGCGCGGTGCGACGACATTTTGCTGCTTCGCGACGGCCAACTCCTCGCGCACTCCTCGCCTGCCGACCTGCTCGTTGCGGCGGATGCACCAAACTTGGACGCGGCGTTTTTGAATCTGATCCGGAAGGCGCAGTAA
- a CDS encoding DciA family protein, translated as MTEPIDPIQAAFENLRKQAKLKTGRVPDLSKQGERRRQKPAAKLPKQRGIPTGRDGRRLPKKDNISAFGDVLKTEIRSRGWQKDIAGGWVFSHWHLLVGEKIAQHTKVEMLKEKSLFISCDSTAWATNLRLMQRQILQEIAKQVGPDVVAELKIFGPNVPSWRKGPLHVKGRGPRDTYG; from the coding sequence ATGACAGAGCCCATTGATCCAATCCAGGCAGCCTTCGAAAACTTGCGCAAGCAAGCCAAACTGAAGACCGGCCGGGTCCCAGATTTGAGTAAGCAGGGGGAGCGACGACGTCAGAAACCTGCCGCCAAACTGCCAAAACAACGCGGAATTCCGACTGGTCGGGATGGTCGCAGACTGCCGAAAAAAGACAACATCAGCGCATTTGGTGACGTGCTAAAAACCGAGATTCGCAGTCGGGGTTGGCAGAAGGACATCGCAGGTGGCTGGGTGTTTTCACATTGGCACCTGCTGGTGGGCGAGAAAATTGCGCAGCACACAAAAGTGGAAATGCTGAAAGAAAAGTCCTTGTTCATTTCGTGTGATTCCACAGCGTGGGCCACAAATTTGCGACTCATGCAGCGGCAGATTCTGCAGGAGATTGCGAAGCAGGTTGGACCCGATGTGGTGGCTGAGCTAAAGATTTTTGGACCGAATGTTCCGAGCTGGCGTAAAGGTCCGCTTCACGTGAAGGGGCGTGGGCCCCGGGACACGTATGGGTAA
- a CDS encoding pyridoxal-phosphate dependent enzyme — translation MTHPSKLCNSIADAMGSTPLVSLAPLGLKNLQAWAKLEQFNPGGSAKDRTARAMVEKAHLTPGTMVIESSSGNLGLALSREAVLGHWDFHCVVDPRVNKATVAYMKALGATVHQLTEPDPETGDWLVARRKKVAELLKENPQAINLDQYSNTAAFEAHATGTMREIHQQLGHAPDFVLVAVSTTGTIGGCQRYLHEYELETSLIAVDAEGSVLFGGQRGARQLPGFGAGVVPELSEQVRPDRVMRIADGASISAARKLARSAAIMPGASGGAVIAALQQLDSELTEPAEAVVVIHDSGNFYLETIYNDEWVRENVG, via the coding sequence ATGACACACCCATCGAAGCTATGTAATTCCATCGCTGATGCCATGGGAAGTACTCCACTAGTCAGCCTGGCACCCCTAGGCCTAAAGAACCTACAAGCATGGGCGAAGCTTGAACAGTTCAACCCAGGGGGAAGCGCAAAGGACCGCACGGCCCGGGCAATGGTGGAGAAGGCTCACCTCACTCCCGGCACGATGGTGATCGAGTCCAGCTCTGGAAACTTGGGATTGGCGCTGTCGCGCGAAGCAGTATTGGGCCACTGGGACTTTCACTGTGTGGTGGATCCGCGAGTCAACAAAGCAACCGTGGCATACATGAAGGCCCTGGGTGCAACCGTGCACCAATTGACCGAGCCAGACCCGGAGACCGGGGACTGGTTGGTCGCGCGGCGGAAGAAGGTCGCAGAGCTCCTCAAAGAGAACCCACAAGCCATCAACCTGGATCAGTACTCCAATACCGCGGCCTTTGAGGCACATGCCACCGGCACAATGCGCGAGATCCATCAGCAGCTGGGTCACGCGCCAGACTTTGTGCTCGTTGCGGTAAGCACGACGGGAACCATTGGAGGATGCCAGCGCTACCTGCACGAATATGAGCTGGAGACCTCCCTCATCGCCGTCGACGCGGAAGGCTCGGTGCTCTTCGGTGGCCAGCGCGGAGCGCGCCAGCTACCGGGCTTCGGGGCTGGAGTCGTACCGGAACTATCAGAGCAGGTGAGACCGGATCGGGTGATGAGGATTGCGGATGGGGCGTCGATAAGCGCGGCGCGGAAGCTAGCTCGGTCGGCGGCGATCATGCCGGGGGCTTCGGGAGGTGCGGTGATTGCTGCGCTGCAACAGCTAGATAGTGAGCTGACAGAGCCGGCCGAAGCCGTCGTGGTTATTCACGACAGTGGCAATTTCTACCTCGAGACGATCTACAACGACGAGTGGGTGCGGGAGAACGTGGGATGA
- a CDS encoding FAD/NAD(P)-binding protein produces the protein MKIAIVGGGPRGLWATEELMNLAWQRGLALDVTVFDAGGVKAYDPNQPDYWLLNAPAEIVESTTLGSFNEYTGNTEKYPARAQVGKFLAKSWDTLPVPPECTLNRVARLVADPRELTSTYDHVLDVTGHETSWPGEMPDALKVYPHGSLDQVMPGSTVAIRGTALTFIDAVLDLTLGRGGHIKDGLYHPSGYEPAQIIPVNRSGRFMNVKPDVSPNVDDVVDRFGAAVLAATTTEEIVATLQAAAGLLTSDTDQDIAAVLAGADAPEDGVEELRHSLQVALGEKPLDARAAVGVVFRALYPQLVELISFHEPLPGFRELARILEPVAFGPPSLSAQRVLALIDAGFIASPMTGDLPEADVTIDAVQAPPPNPPVRTDRDGFLPGCDNFAVIGRATELWVLGNDTLSRAYHDVIPRWARRVVAGISPARVHGIPPMQARLEPWASEFVGSFAEADDLITRYGSPVNVLHSEPMLRNAQELVDAGTQHGVDVRVFFARKANKALTFVDAIHQAGHGVDVASFRELEQVLGRGVPGENIILSAAIKSEQLLRLAVERGVTISVDNVTELRRITTLADRPVRVAPRLAPNPNRLPPTRFGERTTTWIDALTSIDLGHVQVTGVHVHLHGYSAADRVTALREAFALIDVLPHDIEFIDLGGGVPMSYLADAGEWDRFQTLRTTQHIAPFTWKNDPLATIYPYWQTPTRGEWLDNILSAEGIASGLTERGLRLHVEPGRSLLDGCGLILAQVEFVKTRSDGLPLVGLAMNRTQCRTTSDDYTVDPLLIRSPNSAPGPEIEAFLVGAYCIEDEIILRRRIRFPEGVSPGDIVAIPNTAGYFMHILESASHQIPLAKNVVWPNGTLDAIDEA, from the coding sequence ATGAAGATAGCGATTGTTGGGGGAGGTCCGCGCGGATTGTGGGCCACCGAAGAGTTGATGAATCTGGCGTGGCAGCGAGGCTTGGCGTTAGATGTCACAGTGTTCGACGCAGGGGGAGTGAAGGCTTACGACCCAAACCAGCCGGACTACTGGTTGCTCAACGCCCCTGCGGAGATTGTGGAGTCCACGACCCTGGGATCGTTTAATGAGTACACGGGCAATACCGAGAAGTATCCGGCGCGGGCGCAAGTGGGGAAGTTCCTGGCCAAGTCGTGGGACACGTTGCCTGTTCCGCCTGAGTGCACATTGAATCGAGTGGCACGGCTCGTGGCGGATCCCCGGGAGCTGACCAGCACTTATGATCACGTGCTGGATGTGACAGGCCATGAGACGAGCTGGCCAGGGGAGATGCCCGATGCCTTGAAGGTTTATCCGCACGGGTCATTAGACCAGGTGATGCCGGGTAGCACGGTGGCGATCAGGGGCACAGCACTGACCTTCATCGACGCCGTCCTAGACCTCACCCTCGGCCGTGGCGGCCACATCAAGGACGGCCTCTACCATCCTTCAGGCTACGAGCCAGCGCAGATCATCCCGGTCAATCGCTCGGGGCGATTCATGAACGTCAAACCTGATGTCTCGCCGAATGTCGATGATGTAGTGGATCGATTCGGGGCAGCTGTTCTGGCAGCAACCACAACCGAGGAGATCGTGGCGACTCTGCAGGCTGCGGCGGGATTGCTGACTAGTGACACTGATCAAGACATTGCGGCTGTTCTGGCTGGGGCGGACGCGCCGGAAGATGGGGTCGAGGAACTGCGGCACAGCTTGCAGGTGGCCCTGGGGGAAAAGCCCCTGGATGCGCGGGCTGCCGTCGGCGTGGTGTTTCGCGCGCTGTATCCGCAGCTCGTGGAGCTGATCTCCTTCCACGAGCCACTGCCAGGCTTCCGGGAGCTCGCCCGCATTCTGGAGCCGGTCGCGTTCGGCCCGCCGTCGCTCAGCGCCCAGCGGGTTCTCGCCCTTATCGACGCCGGCTTCATCGCTTCCCCCATGACTGGCGACTTGCCAGAGGCCGATGTCACTATCGATGCTGTTCAAGCGCCCCCACCGAACCCGCCTGTGCGCACGGATCGCGATGGATTCCTTCCCGGCTGCGACAACTTCGCCGTGATTGGCCGAGCCACAGAGCTGTGGGTGCTCGGCAATGACACGCTTTCTCGCGCTTATCATGATGTGATTCCGCGGTGGGCGCGCCGGGTAGTGGCCGGAATTTCCCCAGCTCGGGTGCATGGAATTCCGCCAATGCAGGCGCGCCTGGAGCCATGGGCGTCGGAGTTTGTGGGTTCCTTCGCGGAAGCCGATGACCTCATCACCCGATACGGCAGCCCGGTGAACGTGCTGCACTCAGAGCCGATGCTGCGCAATGCACAGGAATTGGTGGACGCTGGAACTCAGCATGGGGTGGACGTGCGGGTCTTTTTCGCCCGTAAAGCCAATAAGGCCTTGACCTTTGTCGATGCCATCCACCAGGCCGGTCATGGGGTGGATGTAGCCAGCTTCCGGGAGCTCGAGCAGGTACTGGGTCGAGGTGTGCCAGGGGAGAACATCATCTTGAGCGCAGCGATCAAGTCGGAGCAACTGCTTCGGCTGGCCGTCGAGCGGGGCGTGACGATCAGCGTAGACAATGTAACAGAGCTGCGGCGCATCACCACGCTGGCGGATCGCCCAGTGCGCGTCGCCCCGCGCCTGGCTCCGAACCCTAACCGCCTCCCGCCGACCCGTTTTGGGGAAAGGACCACCACCTGGATCGACGCTCTGACCAGCATCGACCTCGGCCACGTACAAGTGACGGGAGTGCACGTCCACTTGCATGGTTACAGCGCTGCCGACCGAGTCACCGCTTTGCGCGAGGCCTTCGCCCTCATCGACGTCCTCCCGCATGACATCGAGTTCATCGACCTCGGCGGCGGCGTCCCCATGAGCTATCTGGCTGATGCGGGCGAATGGGACCGTTTCCAGACGCTGCGGACCACTCAGCATATTGCCCCGTTCACCTGGAAAAACGACCCGCTCGCCACGATCTACCCGTATTGGCAAACTCCGACGCGTGGCGAATGGCTGGATAACATCCTCTCCGCCGAGGGCATCGCCAGCGGATTGACGGAGCGCGGCTTGCGCTTGCATGTGGAACCGGGACGCTCGCTTCTCGACGGCTGTGGCCTCATCCTCGCCCAGGTGGAGTTCGTCAAGACCCGCAGCGACGGGCTGCCACTGGTTGGCCTGGCGATGAACCGCACCCAATGCCGCACCACCTCGGATGATTACACTGTGGATCCGCTGCTGATCAGATCCCCGAATTCCGCGCCTGGACCCGAAATCGAGGCCTTCCTGGTCGGTGCCTATTGCATTGAGGATGAGATCATTTTGCGGCGTCGCATCCGTTTTCCGGAAGGAGTTAGCCCCGGAGACATCGTTGCCATCCCCAATACCGCCGGCTACTTCATGCATATTTTGGAAAGCGCCTCGCATCAGATTCCGCTGGCCAAAAATGTGGTGTGGCCGAATGGAACGCTCGACGCGATTGACGAGGCATAA
- the gyrB gene encoding DNA topoisomerase (ATP-hydrolyzing) subunit B — MAAQHEYDASSITILEGLEAVRKRPGMYIGSTGERGLHHLVWEVVDNSVDEAMAGYASAVTVTLLEDGGVEVIDDGRGIPVDMHPSGAPTVQVVMTQLHAGGKFDSESYAVSGGLHGVGISVVNALSTRVEADIKRDGKHWYQRFNMAVPEELEEGGNARGTGTVIRFWPDTEIFETTEFKWDIIAKRLQEMAFLNKGLTITLVDKRVTAEELELEALAESGDAAISLDSVDEVAEKKPKPKEKKKVFHYPEGLKDYVNSINKTKTVVHPTIISYEAKGEGHEVEVAMQWNSGYSESVHTFANTINTHEGGTHEEGFRAALTSLMNKYAREHKLLKEKDTKLTGEDCREGLAAVVSVRVAEPQFEGQTKTKLGNTEVRSFVQKATNEHLADWFDANPAEAKVIISKAVSSSQARQAARKARDLIRRKSATDLGGLPGKLADCRSKDPVKSELYIVEGDSAGGSAKSGRDSMYQAILPLRGKILNVEKARLDKVLKNNEVQAIITALGTGINDEFDINKLRYHKIVLMADADVDGQHIATLLLTLLFRFMPDLVKEGHVYLAQPPLYKLKWQGKGEPGFAYSDLERDEQLAEGLAKGRKINTDDGIQRYKGLGEMNANELWETTMDPSVRILRRVDLEDAQRADELFSILMGDDVAARRSFITRNAKDVRFLDV; from the coding sequence GTGGCTGCGCAACATGAATACGACGCTTCATCGATCACGATCCTTGAGGGTCTTGAGGCCGTCCGCAAGCGCCCTGGCATGTACATCGGTTCCACCGGTGAGCGCGGCCTCCACCACCTGGTGTGGGAGGTAGTTGACAACTCCGTCGATGAAGCGATGGCAGGTTACGCTTCCGCCGTAACGGTCACCTTGCTCGAAGATGGTGGCGTTGAGGTTATCGACGACGGCCGAGGCATCCCGGTCGATATGCACCCATCCGGCGCCCCAACGGTCCAGGTGGTCATGACCCAGCTGCACGCCGGCGGTAAGTTCGACTCCGAGTCTTACGCTGTGTCCGGTGGTCTGCACGGTGTGGGTATTTCCGTGGTGAACGCCCTGTCCACCCGTGTAGAAGCGGATATCAAGCGTGATGGAAAGCACTGGTACCAGCGCTTTAATATGGCTGTTCCGGAGGAGCTGGAAGAGGGCGGTAATGCTCGCGGCACCGGTACTGTCATTCGATTCTGGCCAGACACCGAGATTTTTGAAACCACAGAATTCAAGTGGGACATCATCGCTAAGCGTTTGCAGGAGATGGCCTTCCTCAATAAGGGCTTGACCATCACGCTCGTCGATAAGCGCGTGACCGCAGAAGAGCTCGAGCTGGAGGCACTCGCCGAGTCCGGCGACGCAGCTATTTCTCTTGATTCCGTGGATGAAGTAGCAGAGAAGAAGCCAAAGCCGAAAGAAAAGAAGAAGGTTTTCCACTACCCGGAGGGCCTGAAGGACTACGTCAACTCGATCAACAAGACGAAGACGGTCGTTCACCCGACGATCATCTCTTATGAGGCAAAGGGCGAAGGCCACGAAGTTGAGGTGGCCATGCAGTGGAATTCCGGCTACTCGGAGTCTGTGCACACCTTTGCCAACACCATCAATACGCACGAGGGTGGCACGCACGAGGAAGGTTTCCGTGCGGCGCTGACCTCATTGATGAACAAGTACGCCCGTGAGCACAAGCTGCTCAAGGAAAAAGACACAAAGCTCACCGGTGAGGACTGCCGTGAAGGCCTCGCCGCTGTAGTCTCCGTCCGCGTAGCTGAACCGCAGTTCGAGGGCCAGACCAAGACCAAGCTTGGTAACACCGAGGTGCGCTCCTTCGTTCAGAAGGCCACCAACGAGCACCTCGCGGATTGGTTCGATGCCAATCCTGCCGAGGCCAAGGTCATTATTTCTAAGGCAGTGTCTTCCTCCCAGGCTCGTCAGGCTGCCCGCAAGGCGCGCGATCTGATTCGCCGCAAGTCTGCCACCGACCTCGGTGGTCTGCCGGGCAAGCTTGCCGACTGCCGTTCCAAGGACCCGGTGAAGTCCGAACTCTACATCGTGGAGGGCGACTCCGCAGGTGGCTCTGCAAAGTCCGGCCGTGACTCCATGTACCAGGCGATCCTCCCGCTCCGCGGCAAGATTCTTAACGTGGAGAAGGCCCGCCTCGACAAGGTGCTCAAGAACAACGAAGTTCAGGCCATCATCACGGCGCTGGGCACTGGTATCAACGATGAGTTCGACATCAACAAGTTGCGTTACCACAAGATTGTGCTTATGGCCGACGCCGACGTCGACGGTCAGCACATCGCAACGTTGCTGCTCACCTTGCTCTTCCGCTTCATGCCAGACCTGGTCAAGGAAGGCCACGTCTACCTCGCGCAGCCACCGCTGTACAAGTTGAAGTGGCAGGGCAAGGGCGAACCTGGCTTTGCTTACTCGGATCTGGAGCGCGACGAGCAGCTGGCCGAAGGCTTGGCGAAGGGCCGCAAGATCAACACCGACGACGGCATCCAGCGCTACAAGGGCCTCGGCGAGATGAACGCCAACGAGCTGTGGGAAACCACCATGGATCCATCCGTGCGTATCCTGCGCCGCGTGGATTTGGAAGATGCCCAGCGTGCCGACGAGCTGTTCTCCATCCTCATGGGCGACGACGTCGCAGCTCGTCGCTCCTTCATTACTCGCAACGCGAAGGATGTTCGCTTCCTGGACGTCTAA
- the dnaA gene encoding chromosomal replication initiator protein DnaA, producing MTHISEDLQSTWQEIVADLGQLAEDPTSGVAQLTAKQRGFLKLVKPITFVPGYAVISTPHNMARDVIQNDLGDAICLVLQRKMGQPFSLAVSVEPENPSQPELPLSTMPSTPTMPSREELDQLQQSHDHREQWEEVVVDTPPAPEPQRLRRDVPATDKREMSLNPKYTFENFVIGSSNRFPVAAAVAVSESLAQAYNPLFIWGGSGLGKTHLLHAIGNYAKVLQPGLRVRYVSSEEFTNDYINSVRDDRQEKFKRNYRNLDVLMVDDIQFLEGKEGTQEEFFHTFNALHQADKQIVLSSDRPPKELTTLTDRLRTRFKAGLITDIQPPDLETRMAILSKKAQSEGTVVDHEVLELIASRFETSIRELEGALIRVTAYSSLIKEPIDLKMAEIALRDIMPDANDLEISADHIIEQAATYFDISVDTLTGVGKTRAVAHARQIAMYLCRELTDLSLPRIGEHFGGKDHTTVMYAVKKINKEIAEKRDTYDQIQALTLNIKKRK from the coding sequence GTGACCCATATTTCGGAAGACTTGCAGTCGACCTGGCAAGAGATCGTCGCAGATCTCGGCCAGCTTGCTGAAGACCCCACCTCGGGTGTCGCACAGTTGACTGCAAAGCAGCGAGGCTTTCTGAAGCTGGTTAAACCGATCACTTTTGTTCCTGGCTACGCAGTCATCTCTACGCCACACAACATGGCTCGGGATGTCATCCAAAACGATCTCGGCGATGCCATTTGCCTCGTCCTGCAGCGCAAAATGGGACAGCCGTTTTCTCTCGCGGTGTCCGTCGAGCCGGAAAATCCGTCGCAGCCAGAGTTGCCACTATCAACGATGCCTTCCACCCCCACCATGCCGTCGCGGGAAGAGTTGGACCAACTGCAGCAATCCCACGACCATCGGGAACAGTGGGAAGAGGTAGTCGTCGATACGCCCCCTGCCCCCGAACCTCAGCGCTTGCGTCGCGACGTCCCCGCAACCGACAAGCGCGAGATGTCCCTCAATCCGAAGTACACGTTTGAGAACTTCGTTATTGGTAGCTCGAACCGCTTTCCGGTAGCGGCCGCCGTTGCGGTCTCCGAATCGCTGGCTCAGGCCTACAACCCGCTGTTCATTTGGGGTGGCTCAGGCCTGGGCAAGACACACCTGCTCCACGCGATCGGTAATTACGCAAAGGTGCTCCAGCCCGGTTTGCGGGTGAGGTATGTGTCCTCGGAAGAATTCACCAATGACTACATCAACTCCGTCCGCGATGACCGCCAGGAGAAGTTCAAGCGCAATTACCGCAACCTGGATGTTCTCATGGTTGATGACATCCAGTTCCTGGAGGGCAAGGAAGGTACCCAGGAAGAGTTTTTCCATACCTTCAACGCCTTGCACCAGGCAGACAAGCAGATCGTGCTGAGCTCGGACCGTCCGCCGAAGGAACTGACCACCCTTACTGACCGCCTGCGCACCCGCTTCAAGGCCGGCCTGATCACCGATATTCAGCCGCCGGATTTGGAAACCCGCATGGCAATTTTGTCGAAGAAGGCGCAGTCCGAAGGTACCGTTGTCGACCACGAAGTACTGGAACTGATTGCGTCCCGCTTCGAAACCTCGATTCGCGAATTGGAGGGCGCGCTCATTCGAGTGACTGCCTACTCTTCGCTGATCAAGGAACCTATCGACCTGAAAATGGCGGAAATCGCGTTGCGCGACATCATGCCTGACGCCAATGACCTTGAAATCAGCGCGGACCACATCATCGAGCAAGCAGCGACGTATTTCGACATTTCGGTAGATACCCTCACGGGCGTCGGTAAGACGCGTGCAGTAGCGCACGCACGGCAGATCGCCATGTACCTGTGCCGCGAACTCACGGATCTGTCGTTGCCACGCATTGGCGAGCACTTCGGCGGCAAGGACCACACCACGGTGATGTATGCGGTGAAGAAGATCAACAAGGAGATCGCAGAAAAGCGCGATACTTACGATCAGATTCAGGCGCTGACGCTCAACATCAAGAAGCGGAAATAG
- the dnaN gene encoding DNA polymerase III subunit beta has translation MESTSVSFRVAKDDLANAVAWVARSLPAKPTQPVLRGMLITADDEGLELAGFDYEVSTKQRISAEVAQPGRIAVAGKLIAEITATLPNKPVDVTVDGSKVLVSCGASRFELPSIPLDDYPQLPALPEVTGAIDPWLFTEAVTQVATAAGRDETLPMLTGVHLEIHGEDVLLAATDRFRLAVRSFNWIPRNPQVEAKLLIPAKTLLENARSLDTSLNDPVEIAVGNDEQIGREGLFGVHADTRQTTTRMLDADFPNFRPLLPKSHTSIASVEIAPLLDAIRRVALVADRNAQIRMSFTEGQVVLDAGGSDSGHAEEVLPCAFAGEPLHIAFNPGYLKDGLGVIHTNRVVFGFTQPSRPAIMIPEPEVLPEADANGEFPTPQTDFTYLLMPVRLPG, from the coding sequence ATGGAATCAACGTCGGTTTCCTTCCGTGTTGCCAAAGATGATTTGGCTAACGCGGTGGCATGGGTTGCACGTAGTTTGCCGGCAAAGCCAACGCAGCCGGTGCTTCGTGGCATGCTCATTACCGCTGACGATGAAGGACTCGAGCTCGCAGGCTTCGACTACGAGGTTTCTACCAAGCAGCGCATTTCGGCGGAGGTTGCCCAGCCGGGTCGTATTGCCGTGGCCGGTAAGCTGATTGCTGAAATTACAGCGACGCTGCCAAACAAGCCGGTCGATGTCACCGTCGACGGCTCCAAAGTTCTGGTCTCCTGTGGTGCTTCCCGCTTCGAACTGCCAAGCATTCCGCTCGATGATTACCCGCAGCTACCAGCACTTCCTGAGGTCACCGGCGCCATTGATCCATGGCTGTTCACTGAAGCCGTCACCCAGGTAGCCACCGCTGCTGGTCGCGATGAGACGCTGCCCATGCTCACCGGTGTGCATCTTGAGATTCATGGCGAGGACGTCCTGCTCGCAGCGACGGACCGGTTCCGTCTGGCGGTGCGCAGCTTCAACTGGATTCCTCGCAATCCGCAGGTAGAAGCCAAGCTCCTGATCCCTGCCAAGACGCTGCTCGAAAACGCCCGCAGCCTGGACACATCGCTGAACGATCCTGTCGAGATCGCCGTCGGCAACGACGAGCAGATCGGCCGCGAAGGCCTTTTTGGTGTTCACGCCGACACCCGACAGACCACCACTCGCATGCTCGATGCGGACTTCCCTAATTTCCGCCCGCTGCTGCCAAAGTCCCACACTTCCATCGCGAGCGTGGAAATCGCCCCGCTTCTCGACGCCATCCGCCGCGTCGCCCTCGTTGCAGACCGCAACGCGCAGATCCGCATGAGCTTCACGGAAGGCCAGGTTGTTCTCGATGCTGGCGGTAGCGATTCCGGTCATGCCGAAGAAGTTCTGCCTTGTGCTTTTGCCGGCGAACCACTGCATATCGCCTTCAACCCGGGATACCTGAAGGACGGTCTCGGCGTGATTCACACGAACCGCGTGGTGTTCGGATTCACCCAGCCTTCTCGACCTGCGATCATGATCCCTGAGCCAGAGGTATTGCCGGAGGCTGATGCGAACGGCGAGTTCCCAACCCCGCAGACTGACTTCACGTACCTGCTGATGCCGGTTCGACTGCCAGGATAA
- the recF gene encoding DNA replication/repair protein RecF (All proteins in this family for which functions are known are DNA-binding proteins that assist the filamentation of RecA onto DNA for the initiation of recombination or recombinational repair.) has product MHLKSLQLRDFRSWPTLELELEPGVTVFVGRNGHGKTNIVEAIGYVAHLSSHRVSTDAPLVRSGQDGALISATAINEGRELTAHLLVNAHKANQAQINRTKLGSPREVLGVVKTVLFAPEDLALVKGEPAERRKYLDTILASRQPRLAGLKADYDRVLKQRNALLKSAGSALRRGYGDTDGAAALSTLDVWDSHLAHLGSQLIFHRLQLVEELQVQVPEAYSTIAPESRPASVAYKSTVPVDNPDEAVLEAAMLAELGAKRQREVERGMSLVGPHRDDLELILGSDPAKGFASHGETWSFALSLRIAEFRLIKGTGSDPILILDDVFAELDAKRRAKLVEIADGVEQVLITAAVDADLPPNLTETHTHTVTAIEDPQLGRISRLDYDRAH; this is encoded by the coding sequence ATGCACCTCAAGAGCCTGCAGCTTCGTGATTTCCGCTCCTGGCCCACTCTCGAATTGGAGCTTGAGCCAGGAGTGACGGTGTTCGTTGGCCGCAATGGCCATGGTAAGACGAACATCGTCGAGGCCATCGGATATGTAGCGCACTTATCCAGCCACCGTGTGTCCACCGATGCACCGCTCGTGCGCTCGGGTCAAGACGGCGCCCTGATCTCAGCAACCGCGATCAACGAAGGCCGCGAGCTTACCGCGCACTTGCTGGTCAATGCCCACAAGGCAAACCAAGCACAGATTAATCGCACGAAGCTCGGCAGTCCGCGCGAGGTGCTTGGTGTGGTCAAGACGGTGCTTTTTGCTCCAGAGGATTTGGCGCTGGTTAAGGGTGAACCGGCGGAGCGTCGCAAATATCTGGACACTATTCTGGCTAGCCGCCAGCCTCGTCTCGCCGGCCTCAAAGCCGACTACGATCGCGTGCTCAAGCAACGCAACGCCTTGTTGAAGTCTGCTGGTAGTGCCTTGCGCCGCGGTTATGGTGACACCGACGGGGCTGCCGCCTTATCGACGCTCGATGTTTGGGATTCCCACTTGGCCCACCTGGGCTCACAACTGATTTTTCATCGCCTACAGCTAGTTGAAGAACTACAAGTCCAGGTGCCAGAGGCGTATTCGACGATCGCACCGGAATCTCGGCCAGCTTCGGTGGCGTACAAGTCCACCGTGCCAGTTGATAACCCTGACGAGGCCGTATTGGAAGCCGCGATGCTCGCGGAGCTAGGGGCGAAACGCCAACGGGAAGTTGAACGGGGCATGTCACTCGTTGGCCCGCACCGTGATGATCTGGAACTCATCCTTGGCTCGGACCCGGCGAAAGGGTTCGCCAGCCATGGTGAGACCTGGTCATTCGCGCTGTCATTGCGGATTGCTGAGTTTCGGCTGATTAAAGGCACGGGGTCCGACCCGATCCTGATCTTGGATGATGTCTTTGCCGAGCTTGATGCGAAGCGTCGTGCGAAACTTGTCGAGATTGCGGACGGGGTGGAACAAGTGCTGATTACCGCCGCCGTGGATGCCGATCTGCCACCAAATCTCACGGAGACCCATACCCACACGGTCACGGCGATCGAGGATCCTCAACTGGGCCGAATCTCAAGGTTGGACTATGACAGAGCCCATTGA